In Chitinispirillales bacterium, a single window of DNA contains:
- the dxs gene encoding 1-deoxy-D-xylulose-5-phosphate synthase, which yields MSLLENINSPDDLKKIPLSGLANLAQEIRDFLINNVSKTGGHIGPSLGVIELTIALHYVYDSPKDKIVWDVGHQAYAHKLLTGRKNKFHTLRQYGGISGFPHTTESRHDAVTAGHASTSISAALGLAKARDMENKDGEVLAVIGDGSMTGGLAFEGLNNLGHSKTRMCVILNDNEMAISSNVGAVSKYLTKIITDKNYNALKANVWEKLGVLGGVGEKIRSAFHVIDTSAKRAFVPGGLFEDLGLRYVGPIDGHNIEELISVLRYAREQNNGPLLIHVITQKGKGYLHAEENKEKFHGLGAFDVKTGNLISSDGDNWCNIFGTEITALAQNDPKIAAITAAMPEGTGLNYFAQKFPERFFDVGIAEGHAVSFAAGLALGGIKPVVAIYSTFLQRAYDHLIHDIAIDNLHVVFAVDRAGLVGADGPTHHGAFDLSYLRTIPNASILTPATTQDLKFMLKYAIYDLTGPVFIRYPRGKALNLCVTVEKFEELQQICEGKNVCVLSAGHFLQSAMACVEILKNKKIQAALFSVKQVKPLSKEIYYEIFKKYDYIVLCEENTLVGGYCCGVLEIAQQLIEEGVLKKLPQFLRIGYPDCFIEQGSAAELAKDLGMSPEASAQKILTFIAGRKL from the coding sequence ATGAGTTTGCTTGAAAACATAAATTCGCCGGACGATTTGAAGAAAATTCCGCTAAGCGGGCTTGCGAATTTGGCGCAGGAAATAAGAGATTTCCTGATAAACAACGTCAGCAAAACCGGCGGACATATAGGTCCTTCGCTTGGCGTTATAGAATTGACTATCGCACTCCATTACGTATATGATTCGCCGAAAGATAAAATCGTATGGGACGTAGGGCATCAGGCTTATGCGCACAAACTTTTGACCGGACGAAAAAACAAATTTCACACTCTTCGTCAATACGGAGGAATAAGCGGTTTTCCGCACACGACGGAAAGCAGGCACGACGCGGTAACCGCAGGTCACGCTTCGACGTCTATTTCTGCGGCTTTGGGTTTGGCTAAAGCGCGCGATATGGAAAATAAGGACGGCGAAGTCTTGGCGGTGATAGGCGACGGCTCAATGACCGGCGGGCTTGCGTTTGAAGGGCTTAATAATTTGGGACATTCCAAAACCAGAATGTGCGTAATTTTGAACGATAACGAAATGGCGATTTCGTCTAACGTAGGCGCGGTTTCAAAGTATTTGACGAAAATAATCACCGATAAAAATTACAACGCCTTGAAAGCGAACGTCTGGGAAAAATTAGGCGTTTTGGGCGGGGTCGGCGAGAAAATTCGTTCGGCGTTTCACGTTATAGACACGTCGGCGAAACGGGCTTTTGTTCCGGGCGGACTTTTTGAAGATTTGGGTTTGCGCTATGTCGGACCTATAGACGGGCATAACATAGAAGAGCTTATATCGGTTTTAAGATATGCGCGCGAGCAAAACAACGGGCCGCTTTTGATTCACGTTATAACGCAAAAAGGAAAAGGTTATCTTCATGCGGAAGAAAATAAGGAAAAATTTCACGGACTCGGCGCGTTCGACGTAAAGACGGGAAATCTTATTTCTTCGGACGGAGATAATTGGTGTAATATTTTTGGGACGGAAATTACCGCTTTGGCGCAAAACGACCCGAAAATAGCGGCTATTACCGCCGCTATGCCGGAAGGAACCGGGCTAAACTATTTTGCGCAGAAATTCCCTGAAAGATTTTTTGACGTAGGCATTGCCGAAGGACACGCGGTTTCGTTTGCGGCCGGTTTGGCGCTTGGCGGAATTAAGCCGGTAGTCGCCATATACTCTACGTTTTTGCAGAGAGCCTACGACCATTTGATTCACGATATCGCCATAGACAATTTGCATGTCGTTTTTGCCGTCGATAGAGCCGGACTTGTCGGAGCGGACGGACCTACTCATCACGGTGCGTTTGATTTGTCGTATTTACGTACGATTCCAAACGCGTCGATTTTGACTCCCGCCACTACGCAGGATTTGAAATTTATGTTAAAATACGCCATATACGATTTGACCGGACCGGTATTTATACGTTATCCGCGCGGCAAAGCGTTGAACTTGTGCGTAACCGTAGAAAAATTCGAAGAACTTCAACAGATTTGCGAAGGTAAAAACGTATGCGTATTATCGGCCGGACATTTTTTGCAGAGCGCTATGGCTTGCGTCGAAATACTTAAAAATAAAAAAATTCAGGCGGCTTTATTTTCGGTAAAGCAAGTAAAACCGCTGTCAAAAGAAATATATTATGAAATTTTCAAAAAATATGATTATATTGTATTGTGTGAGGAAAATACGCTTGTTGGCGGATATTGTTGCGGCGTTTTGGAAATCGCACAGCAATTGATTGAAGAAGGCGTACTCAAAAAGTTACCGCAGTTTTTAAGGATAGGTTATCCGGATTGTTTTATAGAGCAGGGGAGTGCGGCTGAATTGGCAAAAGATTTGGGAATGTCTCCCGAAGCGTCGGCTCAAAAAATTTTAACGTTTATCGCCGGACGAAAATTATGA
- a CDS encoding chemotaxis protein CheX: MMEAALINPFISATVDTYKNMLFENDLKPSQPFLKKEPYPNYEISTTIGLSGKAVGVISIAYPKIEIALATISAMIGAPVDAKSSDLADGVGEIVNIIAGYAKKDLVRYALEISLPSVIKGEHWICTPSGVPCIVVPFDSKYGKLYMEVALVIKK, from the coding sequence ATGATGGAAGCAGCGTTAATCAATCCCTTTATAAGCGCAACTGTAGATACTTATAAAAACATGCTTTTTGAAAACGACCTCAAACCGAGTCAGCCTTTTCTAAAAAAAGAACCTTATCCGAACTACGAGATTTCTACAACTATCGGTTTATCCGGTAAAGCGGTTGGAGTAATTTCTATAGCATACCCAAAAATTGAAATTGCATTGGCAACGATTTCGGCGATGATCGGCGCACCTGTTGACGCTAAAAGTTCTGACTTGGCGGATGGCGTCGGCGAAATAGTAAATATCATTGCCGGCTATGCAAAAAAAGATCTGGTACGTTATGCTTTGGAAATTTCACTCCCCAGCGTTATAAAAGGCGAACATTGGATTTGTACGCCAAGCGGAGTTCCATGCATAGTAGTTCCATTCGACAGTAAATACGGAAAACTTTACATGGAAGTAGCGCTGGTCATAAAAAAATAA
- the hisB gene encoding imidazoleglycerol-phosphate dehydratase HisB, translating to MARTAVFERKTNETDVKISLNIDGVGNSIAASGNGFFDHMISLFAKHGLFDLDLKCLGDIEVDFHHSAEDIGITLGAALKEALGDKKGISRYGCAYVPMDETLVRAVIDVSGRSNLIYGEDLRDRVVNSFEVDLVYDFLKGFCDSLGAALHIDIIRSRNSHHAIEAIFKALGRCLKEAATIDERAKNSILSTKGVL from the coding sequence ATGGCAAGAACGGCGGTATTTGAAAGAAAAACCAACGAAACGGACGTGAAAATTTCGCTTAACATCGACGGTGTGGGCAATAGCATTGCAGCGAGCGGAAACGGTTTTTTCGACCACATGATTTCGCTTTTTGCAAAACATGGTTTGTTTGATTTGGATCTGAAATGTTTGGGCGATATTGAAGTAGATTTTCATCATTCCGCCGAAGACATCGGAATAACTTTGGGAGCGGCGTTAAAAGAGGCGTTGGGCGACAAAAAAGGAATATCAAGGTACGGTTGCGCGTACGTTCCTATGGATGAAACGCTGGTTCGCGCCGTTATCGACGTAAGCGGAAGAAGTAACTTGATTTACGGAGAAGATTTGCGCGACAGAGTTGTTAATTCTTTTGAGGTCGATTTGGTTTATGATTTTCTTAAAGGTTTTTGCGATTCTCTTGGGGCGGCTCTTCATATTGATATTATAAGAAGTCGAAACAGCCATCATGCGATTGAGGCTATATTTAAGGCGTTGGGACGCTGTTTAAAGGAAGCGGCGACTATTGACGAGAGAGCTAAAAATTCAATTCTTTCGACAAAAGGAGTTTTGTGA
- a CDS encoding Txe/YoeB family addiction module toxin, translating into MILENMETNPYFQPYKKLSGDLREKFSRRLNIKHRIVYEIDEKAKIVKILNMWSHYE; encoded by the coding sequence ATGATACTTGAAAATATGGAAACAAATCCTTATTTTCAGCCTTACAAAAAATTATCGGGTGATTTGAGAGAAAAGTTTTCTCGCAGATTAAATATTAAACACAGAATTGTCTATGAAATTGACGAAAAAGCCAAAATTGTAAAAATTCTCAATATGTGGTCGCATTATGAATAA
- a CDS encoding SPOR domain-containing protein, producing the protein MNIVRLFFAAALLLLVVVSCGKKESKSQAKRNAKPAVQQQKQATDASLYEYLESSSDVAAESSPSSSAKVSSSSYSDFSEVKFSANGRYVVQISTVASSELAKSIVKKLEKNGYPAYVAKVENPTTALIGIYYRVRVGGFDRVSDAKYFGENILRPLGYDYWVDNKSNDNLGISGTGLGAYSPSTVNYDAKPVSNAQERTSPSFEVEPVVSSAAETQQPIVSSDNNSSDD; encoded by the coding sequence ATGAATATTGTTCGTTTATTTTTTGCTGCGGCGTTGTTGTTGCTGGTAGTGGTAAGTTGCGGCAAAAAAGAATCAAAATCACAAGCGAAAAGAAATGCTAAACCTGCAGTCCAGCAGCAGAAGCAAGCAACTGACGCTTCATTATATGAATATCTTGAAAGTTCTTCCGACGTAGCGGCGGAATCAAGTCCTTCGTCAAGCGCTAAGGTTTCATCGTCGTCGTATTCGGATTTCTCTGAAGTGAAGTTTTCGGCGAACGGCAGATACGTAGTTCAGATTTCGACCGTCGCAAGTTCGGAATTGGCTAAAAGCATCGTTAAGAAATTGGAGAAAAACGGTTATCCGGCTTATGTCGCAAAAGTGGAAAATCCGACAACCGCGCTTATAGGAATTTATTATAGAGTACGCGTAGGTGGATTTGACAGAGTATCCGACGCAAAATATTTCGGAGAAAATATTCTTAGACCGCTTGGGTACGACTATTGGGTGGACAACAAATCAAACGATAATTTAGGTATAAGCGGAACGGGGCTTGGGGCTTACAGTCCGAGTACCGTTAATTATGATGCAAAACCGGTTTCAAACGCTCAAGAGCGGACTTCGCCTTCTTTTGAGGTGGAGCCGGTAGTTTCCTCCGCGGCTGAAACTCAGCAGCCCATAGTATCTTCCGATAATAATTCGTCGGACGATTAA
- a CDS encoding manganese efflux pump MntP family protein — MELLLIALGLSADAFAVSLSCGASEKKLPVKFALNASLAFGFFQSAMPVLGYFFGNLWAKYVFAFGHWISFAMLVLVGGKMIFEAIKNENLNHDKSFSNIKNVLFLALATSIDAFAVGVSFSFDSKPILISALLIGIITFFVSFAGFFIGRKFGDLFGEKAEILGGTALIAVGVKIVVSRYVG, encoded by the coding sequence ATGGAATTGCTGCTGATAGCGCTTGGACTTTCGGCGGACGCTTTTGCAGTGTCGTTGTCGTGTGGTGCAAGCGAAAAAAAATTACCCGTAAAATTTGCGTTAAACGCGTCTTTAGCGTTTGGATTTTTCCAGTCGGCTATGCCTGTTTTGGGGTACTTTTTCGGAAATTTATGGGCAAAATATGTTTTTGCGTTTGGACATTGGATTTCGTTTGCGATGCTTGTGCTTGTCGGCGGAAAAATGATTTTTGAAGCGATAAAAAATGAAAATCTTAACCATGACAAAAGTTTCTCAAATATAAAAAATGTTTTATTCCTGGCATTGGCGACAAGCATTGACGCTTTCGCCGTAGGCGTTTCGTTTTCTTTTGATTCAAAACCCATACTGATTTCGGCTTTACTCATTGGAATTATCACTTTTTTCGTTTCGTTTGCCGGTTTTTTCATAGGACGAAAATTTGGTGATTTGTTCGGCGAAAAAGCGGAAATATTAGGCGGTACCGCTTTGATCGCCGTCGGCGTAAAAATCGTAGTTTCACGCTATGTCGGATAA
- a CDS encoding ATP-dependent RecD-like DNA helicase codes for MSDNVEKITFIIDNISFSSEESGFAAVNAHNEENIDVKLVGTLAMLRVGEKILANGQFKFSEKWGEQFCVKEFEYVKVSGTTEIIALLSSGIIKGIREKTAQRIVDTFGEDTINILDNYPQRLIEVPKLTQKSINNITKYWYEGREIRELTRFLYPYGIAMPFIYRLQKIYGDKAKAIISQNPYQLIEDMHGVGFFKADKIAQAIGFTDTYRRTRAAIIHILREAENDGNAYLPKPQLIQKTAILVKENETTISFSLDFLKNEEVVIEYENDVYLKNLWLIETECAELVQKRIDESKNNNEKLTKEIAEWAEKECKNRKIIANSEQISAVIQAAQSKMFILTGGPGTGKTTTVKMIVDWFKSKNKSIVLSAPTGRAAQRITEISGENAKTIHRLLEYQKGRFTKNNDNPLDGDVFIIDEMSMVDLRLATAFLRAVPDCAHIIFVGDTNQLPSVGVGAVLENLIKSQKVGHIVLKKVFRQAEQSRIVTSAHEICNGTLPKYKNSAEDNCFFIQKETPTEVFETIVDLVCRRLPNSYGFDPKNDIQVITPMHKGDVGTIAMNRELQNKINGKNPSIAFGNRFFATGDKVMQTKNNYSKSVFNGDMGEIIGIDDDILKVRFLNNQIVEYDVFETQDLTHGYCITIHKSQGCEFPAIIVPLVTQHYTMLRRKNIYTALTRAKKICIFVGTYKALAIAVNNYIENIRFGHLADFILKSPPQKCKIKNLREVLLFDIED; via the coding sequence ATGTCGGATAATGTGGAAAAAATAACTTTTATAATAGACAATATTTCGTTCAGCAGCGAAGAAAGCGGATTCGCCGCCGTAAACGCGCACAATGAAGAAAACATCGACGTAAAATTAGTCGGAACTTTGGCTATGCTTCGCGTCGGAGAAAAAATACTCGCAAACGGACAATTTAAGTTCAGCGAAAAATGGGGTGAACAATTTTGTGTTAAAGAATTTGAATATGTTAAAGTATCCGGAACAACGGAAATTATAGCGCTTCTATCGTCCGGAATCATAAAGGGAATCCGTGAAAAAACCGCTCAAAGAATCGTAGATACCTTCGGAGAAGACACGATAAATATTTTAGACAATTATCCGCAGCGTCTCATAGAAGTCCCAAAACTCACGCAAAAATCAATTAATAATATAACGAAATATTGGTATGAAGGACGAGAAATCCGAGAACTTACAAGATTTTTATATCCTTATGGGATCGCAATGCCGTTTATTTACAGATTGCAAAAAATCTATGGCGACAAAGCAAAAGCGATAATTTCACAAAATCCGTATCAATTGATAGAAGATATGCACGGAGTAGGATTTTTTAAAGCGGACAAAATCGCTCAGGCAATAGGATTTACCGATACGTACCGAAGAACGCGCGCGGCGATTATTCATATTTTACGAGAGGCGGAAAATGACGGGAACGCTTATCTTCCCAAACCGCAGCTCATTCAAAAAACTGCAATACTTGTTAAAGAAAATGAAACTACGATATCGTTTAGTTTGGATTTTTTGAAAAACGAAGAAGTCGTTATAGAATATGAAAACGACGTTTATTTAAAAAATTTATGGCTTATAGAAACGGAATGCGCAGAATTAGTACAAAAACGAATTGATGAAAGCAAAAATAATAATGAGAAATTGACGAAAGAAATCGCCGAATGGGCTGAAAAAGAATGTAAAAATAGAAAAATAATTGCAAATTCAGAGCAAATTTCTGCAGTCATTCAAGCGGCTCAATCAAAAATGTTTATTTTGACCGGAGGCCCGGGAACAGGAAAAACTACGACTGTAAAAATGATCGTTGACTGGTTTAAAAGTAAAAACAAATCAATAGTTCTGTCCGCGCCTACGGGAAGAGCCGCTCAGCGAATTACCGAAATAAGCGGTGAAAATGCAAAAACAATACATCGCTTGTTGGAATACCAGAAAGGAAGATTTACCAAAAACAATGATAATCCGCTTGACGGAGACGTATTTATCATTGATGAAATGTCTATGGTCGATTTACGGCTTGCAACCGCATTTTTGCGAGCCGTCCCGGATTGTGCGCACATAATTTTTGTAGGCGACACAAATCAATTACCGTCGGTGGGAGTCGGAGCCGTTTTAGAAAATTTAATAAAATCGCAAAAAGTCGGTCATATAGTACTAAAAAAAGTTTTCCGTCAGGCGGAACAAAGCAGAATTGTAACGTCAGCGCACGAAATCTGTAACGGAACTCTTCCGAAATACAAAAACAGCGCCGAAGATAATTGCTTTTTTATTCAAAAAGAAACTCCTACGGAAGTTTTTGAAACAATAGTGGATTTGGTTTGCAGACGACTTCCGAATTCTTACGGTTTTGACCCAAAAAATGATATTCAAGTAATAACCCCGATGCACAAAGGCGATGTCGGAACAATCGCTATGAACAGAGAACTGCAAAATAAAATCAACGGTAAAAATCCGTCAATCGCTTTCGGAAATCGATTTTTTGCGACAGGCGACAAAGTTATGCAAACCAAAAATAATTACTCTAAATCGGTATTTAACGGAGATATGGGTGAAATTATAGGAATTGACGACGATATTTTAAAAGTTCGTTTCTTAAACAACCAAATTGTAGAATATGACGTTTTCGAAACTCAAGATTTAACGCACGGATACTGCATTACAATTCATAAAAGCCAAGGCTGTGAATTTCCTGCAATAATCGTTCCTTTGGTTACACAGCACTACACAATGCTTAGACGTAAAAATATATATACCGCGCTGACAAGAGCAAAAAAAATATGTATCTTTGTCGGAACCTACAAAGCGTTGGCAATCGCCGTAAATAATTATATAGAAAATATACGATTCGGTCATCTTGCTGATTTTATTTTGAAAAGTCCGCCGCAAAAATGTAAAATTAAAAACTTAAGGGAAGTTCTTTTGTTTGATATTGAAGATTAA
- a CDS encoding cysteine desulfurase, whose protein sequence is MNKRIYLDYNATTPIGNEVLKTMFENKDCFANPASAHFDGQNALNLLEKSREIIADFLCVKPHEIIFTSGGTESNNTVLRQTLDNKNLKKLIISSIEHSSISEYAEFLKQNGVEVIKIPVDCLGFIDIEKLEEICDENSLVSVIWANNEIGTIQDVEKIAQIVKKNGGLLHFDAVQAFGKVNISLEKINADFLTFSSHKIYGPRGIGALFVRENTPFLPFIIGGGQENEFRSGTANQWLASGFAKAVELRKSVIETEQTYLWNLRKGLIESLENKIEGVSFNSPQEFGKTLCGTLSVTINDIENEIITLQLDNAGISISKGSACSSKKIRTSGVLSAVGLSQSAAARTIRVSFGKFTTKEEIEYFCEKLSEIVKNVREKRKGGHNSDEQQNLHGTECQKNCPNCKKYSKK, encoded by the coding sequence ATGAATAAACGAATATATCTTGATTACAACGCTACAACTCCGATTGGAAATGAAGTATTGAAAACAATGTTTGAAAACAAGGATTGTTTTGCAAATCCTGCGAGCGCTCACTTTGACGGGCAGAACGCCTTGAACTTATTGGAAAAATCTCGTGAAATTATAGCCGATTTCTTGTGCGTAAAACCTCACGAAATAATTTTTACAAGCGGCGGAACGGAAAGTAACAACACGGTTTTACGACAAACGCTTGATAACAAAAATTTGAAAAAACTAATAATATCGTCGATAGAGCATTCGTCAATAAGCGAATATGCGGAATTTCTTAAGCAAAACGGCGTTGAAGTTATCAAAATTCCTGTTGACTGTTTAGGATTTATCGACATTGAGAAATTGGAAGAAATTTGTGATGAAAATTCACTTGTAAGCGTTATTTGGGCGAATAATGAAATCGGTACGATTCAGGACGTGGAAAAAATCGCCCAAATCGTTAAAAAAAACGGCGGATTACTTCATTTTGACGCCGTTCAAGCATTCGGGAAGGTAAATATTTCTCTCGAAAAAATAAATGCGGATTTTTTGACATTCAGCAGCCATAAAATTTACGGTCCGCGAGGAATCGGCGCATTGTTTGTTAGAGAAAACACGCCGTTTTTGCCGTTTATAATCGGCGGCGGACAAGAAAACGAGTTTCGTTCGGGAACCGCTAATCAGTGGCTTGCAAGCGGATTCGCAAAAGCGGTGGAACTAAGAAAATCCGTTATAGAAACCGAACAAACATATCTCTGGAATTTACGAAAAGGTCTAATCGAATCGCTTGAAAACAAAATTGAAGGCGTTTCGTTCAACAGTCCGCAAGAATTCGGAAAAACGCTTTGCGGAACTTTAAGCGTTACGATAAACGATATTGAAAATGAAATCATTACCCTTCAACTCGATAATGCGGGAATTTCCATATCAAAAGGTTCTGCGTGCAGTTCAAAAAAAATCAGAACAAGCGGCGTTCTATCCGCCGTCGGACTTTCGCAATCAGCAGCGGCAAGAACGATAAGGGTAAGTTTCGGGAAATTCACAACCAAAGAAGAAATTGAATACTTTTGTGAAAAATTAAGCGAAATCGTAAAAAACGTTCGAGAAAAGAGGAAAGGCGGACATAATTCTGATGAACAACAAAATTTACACGGTACGGAATGTCAAAAAAATTGTCCGAATTGTAAAAAATATTCAAAAAAATAA